One window from the genome of Thermoleophilaceae bacterium encodes:
- a CDS encoding CocE/NonD family hydrolase — protein MGSRARNTLVLLVAVAAVALPAPAARAAQVTQDLRFTASDGVSLHAAVGGEGSLAPRPLIVEFSPYAPACCVSYAGPDYNYVQVHIRGTGRSDGGFDTLGERTQSDVAEFLEWACAQPWSDGRIGLYGASASAIAVYHSLHRELPCVETAVLWAGTHELYRDLLYAGGVPNVGPAAGVAALILGMYAGGLPDRLQRDPASVPENLNGAVGTVTGYLGHPTIDSYWRERQVRGDANDLPILMVTGFFDVESRGPFEAFRELRGDGAHLMVIGAHDGVPAGTGGEAGERRRWYDRHLRGIANGIEDEPRVKLWLADGDREDLLAGSFVRADGDDWPIPGTGWEALALGPGGSLGLDPPEASTTQAYPALPSLPFSTDPHTTATLFGFGTPEFSGNALANAFPALTEMGIVESLGLSFSTEPLREDVLSAGPASLELRLASTAPETDIYAVLSDVWPDGSAHPVATGRLRSSFPEIDPARSLTDPETGAIVQPYGRFERKTPAAPGQERLYHVEFWPVGNRFKRGHRLRLHVIGASAYHLPGVPAINTVRVGGPGGSRLLLPVLPGSDLGAALP, from the coding sequence ATGGGCAGCAGGGCACGAAACACGCTCGTTCTCCTCGTCGCGGTCGCCGCGGTGGCCCTGCCCGCGCCGGCGGCACGCGCGGCCCAGGTCACCCAGGACCTGCGCTTCACCGCGTCCGACGGCGTCTCCCTGCACGCCGCCGTCGGCGGCGAGGGCTCACTGGCCCCGCGGCCGCTGATCGTGGAGTTCAGCCCCTACGCGCCGGCGTGCTGCGTCTCCTACGCGGGCCCGGACTACAACTACGTCCAGGTGCACATCCGCGGCACGGGACGCAGCGACGGCGGCTTCGACACCCTCGGCGAGCGCACGCAATCGGACGTCGCCGAGTTCCTCGAGTGGGCCTGCGCGCAACCCTGGAGCGATGGGCGAATCGGGCTCTATGGGGCCTCGGCCAGCGCCATCGCGGTCTACCACAGCCTCCACCGCGAGTTGCCCTGCGTGGAGACCGCGGTGCTCTGGGCCGGCACGCACGAGCTCTACCGCGACCTGCTGTATGCGGGTGGAGTCCCCAACGTCGGGCCCGCCGCGGGCGTGGCCGCGCTCATCCTGGGGATGTACGCCGGCGGGCTGCCCGACCGTCTGCAGCGCGACCCGGCGTCGGTCCCCGAGAACCTGAACGGAGCGGTTGGCACGGTCACGGGCTACCTCGGCCACCCGACGATCGACTCCTACTGGCGCGAGCGCCAGGTGCGCGGCGACGCCAACGATCTGCCGATCCTCATGGTCACCGGCTTCTTCGACGTGGAGTCGCGCGGGCCGTTCGAGGCGTTCCGCGAGCTGCGCGGCGACGGCGCGCACCTGATGGTGATCGGGGCGCACGACGGCGTCCCGGCGGGTACGGGCGGCGAGGCGGGCGAGCGCCGGCGCTGGTACGACCGCCACCTGCGCGGCATCGCCAACGGCATCGAGGACGAGCCGCGCGTGAAGCTCTGGCTGGCCGACGGCGATCGCGAGGACCTGCTGGCGGGCAGCTTCGTGCGCGCCGACGGCGACGACTGGCCGATCCCCGGCACGGGCTGGGAGGCCCTGGCGCTCGGCCCCGGAGGCTCGCTGGGGCTCGACCCGCCGGAGGCCTCCACGACGCAGGCCTACCCGGCGCTCCCGTCGCTGCCCTTCAGCACCGACCCGCACACCACGGCGACCCTCTTCGGCTTCGGCACGCCCGAGTTCTCGGGCAACGCGCTGGCCAACGCGTTCCCCGCCCTGACCGAGATGGGGATCGTGGAGTCGCTCGGCCTCTCGTTCAGCACCGAGCCGCTGCGCGAGGACGTGCTCTCAGCGGGGCCGGCGAGCCTCGAGCTGCGGCTGGCGAGCACCGCCCCGGAGACCGACATCTACGCCGTGCTCTCCGACGTCTGGCCTGACGGCAGCGCGCACCCGGTGGCCACGGGGCGCCTGCGCAGCTCGTTCCCGGAGATCGACCCCGCCCGCTCGCTCACCGACCCGGAGACCGGCGCGATCGTCCAGCCCTACGGACGCTTCGAGCGCAAGACGCCCGCTGCGCCGGGGCAGGAGCGCCTCTACCACGTCGAGTTCTGGCCGGTCGGCAACCGGTTCAAGCGCGGCCATCGGCTGCGGCTGCACGTGATCGGCGCGTCCGCGTACCACCTGCCGGGCGTCCCGGCGATCAACACCGTGCGCGTGGGCGGCCCCGGGGGATCACGGCTGCTGCTGCCCGTGCTGCCGGGCAGCGACCTGGGCGCCGCCCTGCCCTAG
- a CDS encoding type IV toxin-antitoxin system AbiEi family antitoxin domain-containing protein — translation MHPGPRRMHPGPRRMHPGPPASGGRIRSLWCFGGRMRTRSTTVEQRIARLAGRAEGVVTRAELLEAGMSRDQIRRRVRRGALIREFPGVYRVGHRAPGVRARYMAAVKACGPGAVLSGLAAAYLLGLIKRPPPLPEVTAPSQRRVKGVRTRRSGRIERMTVTGIPITTVARTLADIAADLDEDDLALACHEAGVRYKTTPRHVQSVLDRRPNAPGAGKLKRIMGGDIHVSLSALERKFLARLREAGLPLPAHTNKPAGSKRVDCRWPEQKLTVELDSYRYHNTRHAWEQDRKREREAHARGDQHRRYTWDDVFEHPAQMLAELTRLLPRAV, via the coding sequence ATGCATCCGGGCCCGCGGCGGATGCATCCGGGCCCGCGGCGGATGCATCCGGGCCCGCCGGCCTCCGGGGGGCGAATTCGGTCACTGTGGTGCTTTGGGGGTCGTATGCGCACCCGATCGACCACGGTGGAGCAGAGAATCGCGCGATTGGCGGGCCGCGCGGAGGGTGTGGTCACCCGGGCAGAGCTGCTCGAAGCCGGCATGAGCCGCGACCAGATACGGCGCCGGGTGCGCAGGGGCGCGCTGATCCGCGAGTTCCCCGGCGTCTACAGGGTGGGGCACCGAGCGCCCGGCGTGCGGGCGCGCTACATGGCGGCGGTGAAGGCGTGCGGTCCGGGCGCGGTGTTGAGCGGGCTGGCGGCGGCGTATCTGCTCGGGCTGATCAAGCGCCCTCCACCACTGCCCGAGGTCACGGCGCCCTCACAGCGGCGGGTCAAGGGCGTCCGGACGCGCCGGTCGGGCCGCATCGAGCGCATGACGGTCACTGGGATCCCGATCACCACGGTGGCGCGCACGCTGGCAGACATCGCCGCCGACCTCGACGAGGACGACCTGGCCCTCGCCTGCCACGAGGCGGGCGTCCGCTACAAGACCACCCCGCGGCACGTCCAGAGCGTGCTGGACCGCAGGCCCAACGCGCCCGGCGCCGGCAAGCTCAAACGCATCATGGGCGGGGACATCCACGTCTCGCTGAGTGCCCTGGAACGCAAGTTCCTGGCACGCCTTCGCGAAGCCGGCCTCCCCCTCCCCGCCCACACCAACAAACCCGCCGGCAGCAAACGCGTCGACTGCCGCTGGCCAGAGCAGAAGCTCACCGTCGAGCTCGACTCCTACCGCTACCACAACACCCGCCACGCCTGGGAACAGGACCGCAAGCGAGAACGCGAAGCCCACGCCAGAGGCGACCAGCACCGCCGCTACACCTGGGACGACGTCTTCGAACACCCCGCGCAGATGCTCGCCGAGCTCACCAGGCTGCTTCCGCGTGCCGTCTAG
- a CDS encoding lysophospholipid acyltransferase family protein, with the protein MSRRRTPSARGTLSSDSPLLGGPLAPEPEFDPREDLLGLPPLERAEPERELPQPDERELRRLIPSEERGRALDDWGRSERVFDLMQPLLDFYYRYWFRVEQRGVENVPSDSGALLVSNHSGALPPDGPMIMQTIRHEHPRPRPLYMLGEHWFKGYPGVGMLTNKIGLVAAHPANAQRLLGDEGRLALVFPEGQKGSRKLYWQRYKLRRFGRGGFVKTALRAQVPIVPVAVIGAEEAMPIFAHVRALQRLTGLIYFPVNHAFPHFGLAAGLMYLPAKFKIRFLEPIMLDAYGPEDADDVGLVQAIAEDVRGRIQREVNRLVASRTSVWFG; encoded by the coding sequence GTGAGCCGGCGCCGAACGCCTTCAGCACGGGGCACCCTGAGCAGCGACAGCCCGCTGCTCGGCGGTCCGCTCGCGCCCGAGCCGGAGTTCGACCCGCGCGAGGACTTGCTCGGGCTGCCGCCGCTGGAGCGCGCCGAGCCCGAGCGCGAGCTCCCTCAGCCCGACGAGCGCGAGCTGCGCCGGCTCATCCCCTCCGAGGAGCGCGGCCGCGCGCTCGACGACTGGGGGCGTTCCGAGCGCGTCTTCGACCTCATGCAGCCCCTGCTCGACTTCTACTACCGCTACTGGTTCCGGGTGGAGCAGCGCGGAGTTGAGAACGTGCCCTCCGACAGCGGCGCGCTGCTCGTGTCCAACCATTCGGGCGCGCTTCCCCCCGACGGGCCGATGATCATGCAGACCATCCGCCACGAGCATCCGCGCCCCCGCCCGCTGTACATGCTCGGCGAGCACTGGTTCAAGGGCTACCCCGGGGTCGGGATGCTCACGAACAAGATCGGGCTCGTGGCCGCGCATCCCGCCAACGCGCAGCGGCTGCTCGGCGACGAGGGCCGGCTGGCGCTCGTATTCCCCGAGGGCCAGAAGGGTTCGCGCAAGCTCTACTGGCAGCGCTACAAGCTGCGCCGCTTCGGCCGCGGCGGCTTCGTGAAGACGGCACTCAGGGCCCAGGTGCCCATCGTCCCGGTGGCCGTGATCGGCGCCGAGGAGGCCATGCCGATCTTCGCCCACGTGCGCGCGCTGCAGCGACTCACCGGCCTCATCTACTTCCCCGTGAACCACGCGTTCCCGCATTTCGGGCTCGCCGCCGGGCTCATGTACCTGCCCGCCAAGTTCAAGATCCGCTTCCTGGAGCCGATCATGCTGGACGCCTATGGACCCGAGGACGCCGACGACGTCGGACTCGTGCAGGCCATCGCCGAAGACGTTCGCGGCCGCATCCAGCGCGAGGTCAACCGGCTCGTCGCCTCGCGCACGTCCGTCTGGTTCGGTTAG
- a CDS encoding AAA family ATPase — translation MGEGGNRLIGRERESARLAELVRAAPVVTLTGPGGVGKTTLARDAAESLAPELADGVKWVDLTVLEPGGDVALAAAAALGARDVTREDAAERLAELLADRELLLVLDNCEHVTEAAAEIAALAASAAARVLATSRETLGAPGEHVLLLEPLGLPGDDTLRGVTGSHAARLFAARAAAVRDGFRLDDHNAADVARLCRGVDGLPLALELAAARSRSMSPGEIADRLEERFSLLTRRKGTADRRHASLRAAVDWSYGLLSEGERLLFDRMGVFSSGAGAVAVEEICGAAPIGDGEVLDLLDALVDRSLVTTRDAPGRTLYGMLETLRGYARERLSERGELEPLREHHADRCADWADRMTVTTSLSWSWDGIGFSSLSEFGEPMAALRWCLANDGAPDRALRLLRPLWVVVHSVAAAEVTELAEQALARWDCAAHPLGASALGVAATGHFVLGRPDLARERALAAIELEEDGAPALIARRALALEAYHFDPDVEAAARLLTECSELAQAQGATYVALEMSVLRAQALAAIGESEAGTELAAAILARAEEAGSPHMCGWTGYILGTILLHSGDTAGARARFEKSLATARSVDFPLTIGVSLRQLGVVAALEGEHDRAVELIGAALDHFRRAGDRAQMWDALRSAAVALAAQGQRDVAARLLAAADGAPGARAVPPLERGLVDGARSGAVTDGERAGTLDSLAALAVERLAAGADQAPPDAAPAPGAGAVFRRDGDLWTLAYRDATVRLPHLKGLTDIAALLAAPGREVHCLELAGEAGPAPTGGDLGEVMDARARDEYRARIEELRSEIEDARRAHDPVRAERAQNELGAIAAALESAYGLGGRVRRTGDPAERARTAVAWRIRNAVRKIEAEHPALARHLRNAVRTGTWCAYEPETPMDWEL, via the coding sequence GTGGGTGAAGGGGGGAACAGACTTATCGGGCGCGAGCGCGAGTCGGCCCGGCTGGCGGAGCTCGTGCGCGCTGCCCCGGTGGTCACCCTCACTGGGCCGGGTGGCGTCGGGAAGACCACGCTCGCCCGCGACGCGGCGGAGAGCCTGGCGCCCGAGCTGGCCGATGGCGTGAAGTGGGTGGACCTGACCGTCCTGGAGCCCGGAGGTGACGTGGCTCTCGCGGCCGCGGCGGCGCTGGGCGCCCGCGACGTCACTCGGGAGGACGCAGCCGAGAGGCTCGCCGAGCTGCTGGCCGACCGCGAGCTGCTGCTCGTGCTCGACAACTGTGAGCACGTGACGGAGGCCGCGGCGGAGATCGCCGCGCTGGCGGCGTCCGCGGCCGCCCGGGTGCTGGCCACCAGCAGGGAGACGCTCGGGGCCCCCGGCGAGCACGTGCTGCTGCTGGAGCCGCTCGGGCTCCCCGGCGACGACACGCTGCGGGGCGTCACCGGCTCCCACGCCGCCCGCCTGTTCGCGGCGCGTGCCGCGGCCGTCCGTGACGGTTTCCGGCTGGACGACCACAACGCCGCTGACGTCGCGCGCCTGTGCCGGGGCGTGGACGGCCTTCCGCTCGCCCTCGAGCTGGCCGCGGCGCGCTCGCGCTCGATGAGCCCGGGTGAGATCGCCGACCGCCTGGAGGAGCGCTTCTCGCTGCTCACCCGCCGCAAGGGCACCGCCGACCGCCGTCACGCGAGCCTGCGGGCCGCCGTGGACTGGTCGTACGGGCTTCTGTCCGAGGGCGAGCGGCTCCTGTTCGACCGCATGGGCGTGTTCTCGTCGGGCGCCGGCGCTGTCGCCGTGGAGGAGATCTGCGGCGCCGCGCCGATCGGCGACGGCGAGGTGCTCGACCTGCTCGACGCGCTCGTGGACCGCTCGCTGGTCACGACCCGCGATGCGCCGGGCCGGACGCTGTACGGGATGCTCGAGACCCTGCGCGGGTACGCCCGTGAGCGACTCTCAGAGCGCGGGGAGCTCGAGCCGCTGCGCGAGCATCACGCAGACCGCTGCGCGGATTGGGCGGACCGGATGACCGTGACGACGTCGCTGTCGTGGTCGTGGGACGGCATCGGCTTCTCCAGCCTGTCGGAGTTCGGCGAGCCGATGGCGGCGCTTCGCTGGTGCCTGGCAAATGACGGGGCGCCTGACCGCGCGCTCCGGCTGCTGCGGCCGCTGTGGGTGGTGGTGCACTCCGTGGCCGCGGCCGAGGTCACCGAGCTCGCGGAGCAGGCGCTGGCGCGCTGGGACTGCGCGGCGCACCCCCTCGGCGCGTCGGCGCTCGGCGTGGCCGCCACCGGCCATTTCGTGCTGGGCAGGCCCGACCTCGCCCGCGAGCGCGCCCTCGCCGCGATCGAGCTCGAGGAGGACGGCGCGCCCGCGCTCATCGCGCGCCGGGCGCTGGCACTCGAGGCCTACCACTTCGATCCCGACGTGGAGGCGGCGGCGCGCCTGCTCACCGAGTGCTCGGAGCTGGCCCAGGCCCAGGGTGCGACCTACGTGGCGCTCGAGATGTCGGTGCTCCGCGCCCAGGCGCTCGCCGCAATCGGCGAATCCGAGGCGGGCACGGAACTGGCGGCCGCGATCCTGGCGCGCGCGGAGGAGGCCGGAAGCCCGCACATGTGCGGCTGGACCGGCTACATCCTCGGCACGATCCTCCTCCACTCCGGCGACACCGCGGGCGCCCGCGCCCGCTTCGAGAAAAGCCTCGCCACCGCCCGCTCGGTGGACTTCCCGCTCACGATCGGGGTGAGCCTGCGGCAACTCGGCGTCGTGGCTGCGCTGGAGGGAGAGCACGACCGGGCGGTCGAGCTGATCGGCGCCGCGCTCGACCACTTCCGGCGCGCCGGGGACCGCGCGCAGATGTGGGACGCGCTGCGCTCGGCGGCAGTCGCGCTCGCGGCACAGGGCCAGCGCGACGTCGCCGCGCGGCTGCTGGCGGCCGCCGACGGCGCGCCCGGGGCGCGTGCGGTGCCGCCGCTGGAGCGCGGGCTGGTGGACGGAGCCCGCTCGGGCGCGGTCACCGACGGCGAGCGGGCCGGGACGCTCGACTCGCTCGCCGCCCTGGCCGTCGAGCGGCTGGCCGCGGGGGCCGACCAGGCGCCGCCGGATGCCGCTCCCGCCCCCGGCGCGGGCGCGGTCTTCCGCCGCGACGGCGACCTCTGGACGCTCGCCTACAGGGACGCCACGGTGCGCCTCCCCCACCTCAAGGGCCTCACCGACATCGCGGCGCTGCTGGCGGCGCCGGGGCGGGAGGTCCACTGCCTGGAGCTTGCGGGCGAGGCGGGCCCGGCGCCCACCGGCGGCGACCTCGGCGAGGTCATGGACGCCCGCGCGCGTGACGAGTACAGGGCGCGCATCGAGGAGCTGCGCTCCGAGATCGAGGACGCGCGGCGCGCGCACGATCCGGTGAGGGCCGAGCGCGCCCAGAACGAGCTGGGCGCGATCGCCGCAGCGCTCGAGTCCGCGTACGGCCTCGGCGGCCGTGTGCGCCGGACAGGCGACCCAGCCGAGCGCGCCCGCACCGCCGTCGCCTGGCGCATCCGCAACGCCGTGCGCAAGATCGAGGCGGAGCACCCAGCGCTCGCTCGCCATCTGCGCAACGCGGTGCGGACGGGGACGTGGTGCGCCTACGAGCCGGAGACCCCGATGGACTGGGAGCTGTGA